In a genomic window of Ralstonia nicotianae:
- a CDS encoding LysR substrate-binding domain-containing protein encodes MKTTLEELLAFRTVVDTGSVTAAAEQLGQTVSGVSRALRRLEEKLETTLLSRTTRRLALTDEGTAFLAHARGILAAVDEAEELIALRRQQPGGRLRVNAAMPFMLHVIAPLVADFRAQYPQIELELNTSDRIIDLLEEDTDVAIRIGALRDSTLRARRLGTRRLRVLASPAYLKAHGRPRTVDALRHHALLGFVQPESLNHWPLRGPHGDRLRITPTLKASSGETLRQLALQGAGIVCLADFMTARDRRAGDLVQVLPEATVEIQQPIHAVYYRNTQLASCITCFLDVLEARLAQGE; translated from the coding sequence ATGAAAACGACGCTCGAAGAACTGCTCGCCTTCCGCACGGTGGTCGACACCGGCTCGGTCACCGCCGCCGCCGAACAGCTCGGCCAGACCGTCTCGGGTGTGAGCCGCGCGCTGCGCCGGCTGGAAGAGAAGCTGGAGACCACGCTGCTGTCCCGCACCACGCGCCGGCTGGCGCTGACCGACGAGGGCACGGCCTTCCTGGCGCACGCGCGCGGCATCCTCGCCGCCGTCGACGAAGCCGAGGAGCTGATCGCCCTGCGCCGCCAGCAGCCGGGCGGGCGCCTGCGCGTCAACGCCGCCATGCCGTTCATGCTGCATGTGATCGCGCCGCTGGTGGCCGACTTCCGCGCGCAGTATCCGCAGATCGAGCTGGAACTGAACACCAGCGACCGCATCATCGACCTGCTGGAAGAAGACACCGACGTCGCCATCCGCATCGGCGCGCTGCGCGACTCGACCCTGCGGGCGCGGCGGCTCGGCACGCGGCGGCTGCGCGTGCTGGCCAGTCCCGCCTACCTGAAGGCGCACGGCCGTCCGCGCACGGTCGATGCGCTCCGGCATCACGCGCTGCTCGGCTTCGTGCAGCCCGAATCGCTGAACCACTGGCCGCTGCGCGGCCCGCACGGCGACCGCCTGCGCATCACGCCGACGCTCAAGGCCTCCAGCGGCGAGACCCTGCGACAACTCGCGCTGCAGGGCGCCGGCATCGTCTGCCTGGCCGATTTCATGACGGCCCGGGATCGCCGCGCGGGCGATCTCGTCCAGGTGCTGCCCGAGGCCACCGTCGAGATCCAGCAGCCGATCCATGCGGTCTACTACCGCAACACGCAGCTGGCCTCGTGCATCACGTGCTTTCTCGACGTGCTCGAAGCCCGCCTGGCACAGGGCGAATGA
- a CDS encoding MFS transporter: MPIALLALTLSAFAIGTTEFVIVGLIPTVAADLGITLPSAGWLVSLYALGVAVGAPVLTALTGRLPRKALLLALMALFTLGNLLAWRAPGYAPLVLARVMTGLAHGVFFSIGSTLATSLVPREKAASAIAIMFTGLTVALVTGVPLGTFIGQHFGWRETFLAVAGLGVIAFVGSLVFVPRDIAHAPPASLARQLQVLAQPRLLMVYAKTAIGYGGSFIPFTFLAPILQDVAGFSAGAVGWVMLVYGVSVAAGNLWGGRLADRKGPIAALQVIFALLAAVLFAFTFTARYPWTAVATVLLWGAVAFGNVPGLQAYVVKQAERFAPQAVDVASGLNIAAFNLGIAGAAWAGGWIVTHLGLMHTPWIGALVVLVSLGLTAWSGALDRRGGIGPRLDGPAPVGH, translated from the coding sequence ATGCCGATTGCTTTGCTTGCGCTCACGCTGAGCGCGTTCGCCATCGGGACGACCGAGTTCGTCATCGTTGGCCTGATCCCGACGGTGGCGGCCGATCTCGGCATCACGCTGCCGTCGGCCGGATGGCTGGTCAGCCTGTATGCGCTGGGCGTGGCGGTCGGCGCCCCGGTGCTCACGGCGCTGACGGGGCGGCTGCCGCGCAAGGCGCTGCTGCTGGCGCTGATGGCGCTGTTCACGCTCGGCAACCTGCTGGCGTGGCGCGCGCCGGGCTATGCGCCGCTGGTGCTGGCGCGCGTGATGACGGGGCTGGCGCACGGCGTGTTCTTTTCGATCGGCTCGACGCTCGCCACCAGCCTGGTGCCCAGGGAGAAGGCCGCGAGCGCCATCGCCATCATGTTCACGGGCCTGACGGTGGCGCTGGTGACGGGCGTGCCGCTGGGCACGTTCATCGGCCAGCACTTCGGCTGGCGCGAGACGTTCCTGGCGGTGGCCGGGCTGGGTGTGATCGCTTTCGTCGGCAGCCTGGTGTTCGTGCCGCGCGACATCGCGCATGCGCCGCCGGCGTCGCTGGCCAGGCAACTGCAGGTGCTGGCGCAGCCGCGCCTGCTGATGGTCTACGCGAAGACGGCCATCGGCTACGGCGGCTCGTTCATCCCTTTTACCTTCCTGGCGCCGATCCTGCAGGACGTGGCCGGCTTCAGCGCCGGGGCGGTGGGCTGGGTGATGCTGGTGTACGGCGTGTCGGTGGCGGCGGGGAACCTTTGGGGCGGCCGGCTGGCCGATCGCAAGGGGCCGATCGCGGCGCTGCAGGTCATCTTCGCGCTGCTCGCGGCGGTGCTGTTCGCCTTCACGTTCACCGCGCGGTATCCGTGGACGGCGGTGGCGACGGTGCTGCTGTGGGGCGCGGTGGCGTTCGGCAATGTGCCGGGGCTGCAGGCCTACGTGGTCAAGCAGGCGGAGCGCTTCGCGCCGCAGGCCGTGGACGTGGCGTCGGGCCTGAACATTGCCGCGTTCAACCTGGGCATTGCCGGGGCGGCATGGGCCGGCGGCTGGATCGTGACGCACCTGGGCCTGATGCATACGCCCTGGATCGGCGCGCTGGTGGTGCTGGTCTCGCTGGGCCTGACCGCCTGGAGCGGAGCGCTGGACCGCCGCGGCGGCATCGGCCCGCGCCTGGATGGCCCGGCCCCGGTGGGGCATTGA